One stretch of Paenibacillus sp. AN1007 DNA includes these proteins:
- a CDS encoding metal-sensitive transcriptional regulator produces the protein MNLDKNGRPVRKSHHSEEMKGNLISRLNRVEGQIRGIKGLIEKDTYCDDVLTQIAAAQSALNSVGKLLLEGHMKSCIVERIQAGEHEVVDELLVTVRKLMK, from the coding sequence GTGAACCTAGACAAGAACGGAAGGCCTGTTCGCAAAAGCCACCATTCCGAGGAGATGAAGGGCAATCTGATCTCTCGTTTAAACCGGGTAGAAGGCCAGATACGCGGGATTAAAGGTCTGATTGAGAAGGACACGTACTGCGATGATGTGTTAACCCAGATTGCTGCCGCACAGTCCGCGCTGAATTCGGTAGGCAAGCTTTTGCTGGAAGGACATATGAAGAGCTGTATCGTAGAACGCATTCAGGCTGGTGAACACGAAGTGGTCGATGAATTGCTGGTTACTGTCAGGAAATTAATGAAGTAA
- the nfsA gene encoding oxygen-insensitive NADPH nitroreductase — protein MNETIELIMRHRSVRKFKPDPVSEEQLEAIAAAGQMASSSSNVQAYSIIAVTDQEQKAKLAELAGNQAYINECPVFLVWCADLYRLQDAAKRHLPEKESYADSTENFMVATIDAALASQNAALAAESLGFGIVYIGGLRNRIEEVAELLELPDGVYPVYGMCIGVADQETGIRPRLPLKAVLHHNRYQPEQSLKGVQEYDEITAEYLKKRTNGERTTPWSEQMAIRLTEPARLQVRAFLERKGFLKR, from the coding sequence ATGAACGAAACGATTGAACTGATAATGAGGCACCGCTCCGTGCGCAAATTCAAGCCGGACCCGGTCAGTGAGGAACAGCTCGAAGCCATCGCAGCTGCAGGGCAGATGGCATCCTCTTCAAGCAACGTACAGGCATATTCCATTATCGCTGTAACCGATCAGGAGCAGAAGGCCAAGCTGGCTGAACTGGCAGGGAATCAGGCATATATCAATGAATGCCCGGTCTTTCTCGTATGGTGTGCTGACCTGTACCGATTGCAGGATGCCGCAAAACGCCATCTTCCGGAGAAGGAGTCCTATGCGGACTCAACTGAAAACTTTATGGTGGCTACAATTGATGCTGCGCTCGCTTCACAGAATGCCGCACTGGCAGCCGAGTCCCTTGGTTTCGGCATTGTGTATATCGGCGGACTCCGTAACCGTATTGAAGAAGTGGCGGAACTGCTCGAACTGCCGGATGGGGTCTATCCGGTATACGGCATGTGCATTGGAGTTGCCGATCAAGAAACAGGTATTCGTCCGCGACTGCCGCTGAAGGCTGTACTGCATCATAACCGGTATCAACCGGAGCAGAGCCTGAAGGGTGTGCAGGAGTATGATGAGATCACGGCAGAATACTTGAAAAAGCGGACAAACGGGGAACGTACAACCCCTTGGTCTGAACAAATGGCGATTCGTCTAACCGAGCCTGCACGTCTGCAGGTAAGAGCATTCCTGGAACGCAAAGGTTTCCTGAAGCGATAA
- a CDS encoding TatD family hydrolase yields MHSQTFAPLIDAHLHLDKYKPEEQEEMLLSFSSQQVEAVIAVSMNLDSAHANLKLAKQHPRYVYPAFGYHPEQPMPSLTEQEQFFQWIEEHIGHAIAIGEVGLPYYSREEARRSGLEFDQRGYIDLLEQFIMLAKKHNKPVILHAVYEDAGIACDLLEKHQYTRAHFHWFKGSKQTIRRMANNGYFISFTPDIQYETEIRELARQYPAEQVMAETDGPWPFEGPFQGRMTHPAMTRQVIQAWSEITGMGTERATRLFYRNTKRFYRLPE; encoded by the coding sequence ATGCATTCCCAAACGTTTGCACCGCTGATCGACGCCCATCTTCATTTGGATAAATACAAACCGGAAGAACAGGAGGAGATGCTGCTCAGCTTCTCATCGCAGCAGGTCGAGGCTGTCATTGCCGTCTCTATGAACCTGGATTCCGCTCATGCCAATCTGAAGCTCGCCAAACAGCATCCACGTTACGTGTACCCTGCGTTTGGTTACCATCCCGAACAGCCGATGCCATCTCTTACCGAACAGGAGCAGTTCTTTCAATGGATCGAAGAACACATTGGACATGCCATAGCCATTGGTGAAGTCGGCTTACCCTATTACAGCCGCGAAGAAGCACGGCGGTCAGGTCTGGAATTTGATCAGAGGGGATATATTGATCTGCTCGAACAGTTCATTATGCTCGCCAAAAAGCACAACAAACCCGTTATTCTGCATGCGGTGTACGAAGATGCGGGTATCGCCTGTGATCTGCTGGAGAAACATCAGTACACGCGTGCTCACTTTCACTGGTTCAAAGGCTCAAAACAGACGATACGGCGTATGGCCAACAACGGTTATTTCATCTCCTTCACACCGGATATTCAGTACGAGACAGAGATTCGTGAGCTTGCCCGGCAGTATCCGGCAGAGCAGGTCATGGCCGAGACAGACGGGCCTTGGCCCTTCGAAGGACCCTTCCAGGGACGTATGACACACCCGGCAATGACTCGTCAGGTGATCCAGGCCTGGAGTGAGATTACGGGTATGGGAACCGAGCGCGCGACACGCTTGTTTTACCGAAACACAAAACGTTTCTACCGTCTGCCGGAGTAA
- a CDS encoding copper ion binding protein: MSNITLNVKGMSCNHCVKSVEEAVKSAGASGQVDLAAGTVAVEYNEQAVTVDQIKAAIEDQGYDVV, from the coding sequence ATGTCTAATATTACATTGAATGTAAAAGGAATGTCCTGCAATCACTGCGTGAAATCCGTTGAAGAAGCGGTAAAAAGCGCAGGAGCGAGCGGTCAGGTCGATCTGGCAGCCGGAACAGTAGCCGTGGAATATAATGAACAGGCTGTAACAGTAGATCAGATTAAAGCAGCAATTGAAGATCAGGGATACGATGTCGTGTAA
- a CDS encoding GNAT family N-acetyltransferase has product MDNEAVQIRRAQLADFPGISRLMDDLHQMHVQARPDIYRPLQPRLGEKEYAEWFTTDQRYVYAAEHVETGKLIGFSSAQFSIIQDHALFSDRRMLYIHELIVDAAYRGHGTGRKLMQAILDLGKELQVEHMELTVSAFNAQAVAFYEQMGLQVRSCRMEYKF; this is encoded by the coding sequence ATGGATAACGAAGCAGTACAGATTCGGCGTGCACAGTTGGCTGACTTTCCGGGTATATCCCGGCTGATGGATGATCTTCACCAGATGCATGTACAGGCGAGACCGGACATATATCGGCCTTTACAGCCAAGGCTGGGGGAAAAGGAATATGCCGAGTGGTTTACTACGGACCAGCGTTATGTATATGCAGCGGAGCATGTGGAGACAGGGAAGTTAATCGGATTCAGCAGTGCACAGTTCAGTATCATTCAGGATCATGCTCTTTTTAGTGATCGCAGGATGCTGTATATCCACGAACTGATCGTTGATGCTGCATATCGGGGGCATGGTACGGGCAGGAAGCTGATGCAAGCCATACTGGACCTGGGGAAAGAGCTTCAGGTAGAGCATATGGAGCTAACTGTGTCGGCATTTAACGCGCAAGCGGTGGCTTTCTATGAGCAGATGGGCTTACAGGTGCGCAGCTGCAGAATGGAATACAAGTTTTAA
- a CDS encoding nucleoside phosphorylase, producing MLMPILQIHSEDMPAYAVVCGDPARAEKISRKLEDVRELAFSREYRTFIGVYEGVQMAVVSHGVGSPGAAVCFEELIRAGVKTLIRVGTAGSYTADYPAGSVIVSTAAVRSDGLTRQLVPDGFPAVADIDVTSALVAAARKVGSGAGEASSAGTGTEAEAGSFTSTGTTKVGVGITVTLDAFFTGVEEIPHRKYKLAGALAAEMEIAALYIVSTLRGARAGAIVAIDGFADSDLAAEYDPHTDAVAKAVELEIEAALCALAALARQDQLQH from the coding sequence ATGTTAATGCCGATTTTGCAGATTCATTCCGAAGATATGCCCGCCTATGCTGTCGTGTGCGGTGATCCCGCCCGTGCGGAGAAGATTTCCCGCAAGCTGGAGGATGTCAGAGAGCTGGCATTCAGCCGTGAATATCGTACATTTATAGGTGTGTATGAAGGGGTTCAGATGGCTGTGGTCAGTCATGGCGTCGGTTCGCCGGGTGCAGCTGTATGCTTCGAGGAGCTGATTCGTGCAGGAGTGAAAACTCTGATTCGTGTGGGCACAGCAGGCTCATATACAGCTGATTATCCGGCAGGCAGCGTTATTGTCAGCACAGCGGCTGTGCGCTCTGACGGGCTGACACGTCAGCTCGTACCGGACGGTTTCCCGGCTGTGGCGGATATTGATGTAACCAGTGCATTGGTCGCTGCTGCTCGTAAGGTGGGCAGTGGCGCAGGGGAAGCATCAAGTGCCGGGACGGGAACAGAGGCTGAGGCAGGATCATTCACTAGTACAGGGACGACCAAGGTTGGTGTGGGAATAACGGTGACACTGGACGCATTCTTCACAGGCGTGGAGGAGATTCCACATCGTAAATATAAGCTGGCTGGAGCGCTGGCCGCGGAGATGGAGATTGCAGCACTCTATATCGTAAGTACGCTTCGCGGTGCACGGGCTGGAGCGATCGTAGCGATCGACGGCTTCGCAGACAGTGATCTTGCTGCCGAGTATGATCCGCATACCGATGCGGTTGCCAAGGCTGTAGAGCTCGAGATCGAAGCCGCACTATGTGCGCTCGCAGCCCTTGCTCGTCAGGATCAGCTGCAGCACTAG
- a CDS encoding TetR family transcriptional regulator, translating into MTEPELDIKTRILLAAKKLFAEQGYDGTSVRQICDEAGANVSLVSYHFGGKEKVFDALFEHFFPEHILSALAAESLSPVDGIRRIVGEVVRFTMTDREMSDIVQLEITLRTHRTATVFQYLDPVWNKVREYLQQGKDEGLFKIESASYAMLQVMGAALAHKRAKHSRFGFDYQDMNTEELAEQTVEFVLRGLGVNSHERND; encoded by the coding sequence ATGACGGAACCGGAATTGGACATCAAAACGAGGATACTGCTTGCAGCCAAAAAACTTTTTGCTGAGCAGGGGTATGACGGGACAAGTGTTCGTCAAATCTGTGATGAGGCGGGCGCGAATGTGTCGCTGGTATCCTACCATTTTGGCGGAAAAGAAAAGGTGTTTGACGCGTTGTTTGAACATTTTTTTCCCGAGCATATTTTGAGTGCACTGGCTGCAGAATCCTTGTCTCCCGTTGACGGTATACGCCGAATTGTGGGGGAAGTCGTGCGATTTACGATGACGGATCGTGAGATGAGTGACATTGTGCAGCTGGAAATCACCCTTCGCACTCACCGGACTGCGACCGTATTTCAATATTTGGACCCGGTCTGGAACAAAGTGAGAGAATACCTGCAGCAGGGCAAAGATGAGGGCTTGTTTAAGATTGAGTCCGCATCGTACGCCATGCTTCAGGTTATGGGAGCCGCACTTGCACACAAGCGGGCGAAGCACTCGCGTTTTGGATTTGACTATCAGGATATGAACACAGAGGAACTTGCCGAACAGACGGTGGAGTTCGTACTTCGAGGATTAGGAGTGAACAGCCATGAACGAAACGATTGA
- a CDS encoding ABC transporter permease has product MLQALRTLFKKPPVIIGIVTALMFQVIFSVIWMTAYSGVNDRTNELTVAIVNEDGELSKGIADQLAKTLPFHTAANLNAAEALDQLKHHQVHMVLNIPAGFNESLQTAGSTAEIKYTINEANPVTIKSMMQGVSQSVTNTINKQASAQGVQAVLTASGAPSDQAAQAAANLTNRVEGKTTSINPVNGMNNQMVPMMMVLASYVGAMIMGMNLQVAMGMLSTMFSRLTLFGARVVINVGSALVVSLLGSSLIVALGGQIAQGFVAFWLFQALFLCTFMFFSQFFLICFGPAGSLFNIISLSLQLVSSGAMVPRELLNSFYSGIGHYLPATYAVQGILSVQLGGPGVQSAAVSIVVVLLAAVVLSLVVTLLKKGRKPAGMPSPAPANS; this is encoded by the coding sequence ATGCTGCAAGCTTTACGCACTTTATTTAAAAAACCACCAGTAATTATAGGGATCGTTACTGCACTGATGTTCCAGGTTATCTTTAGTGTGATCTGGATGACGGCATATTCCGGAGTGAATGACCGGACTAATGAATTAACTGTAGCCATTGTGAATGAAGATGGGGAGCTGTCCAAAGGCATTGCTGATCAGTTGGCAAAGACACTGCCTTTCCACACGGCAGCCAACTTGAATGCGGCTGAGGCACTGGATCAATTGAAGCATCATCAAGTCCATATGGTGCTGAATATTCCGGCCGGATTTAATGAATCCCTTCAGACGGCAGGTTCCACGGCCGAGATCAAATACACGATTAATGAAGCTAATCCGGTAACGATCAAAAGCATGATGCAGGGTGTGTCGCAGAGCGTGACCAACACCATTAACAAACAAGCTTCCGCACAAGGCGTACAAGCCGTTCTGACCGCTTCAGGTGCTCCTTCAGATCAGGCTGCCCAGGCAGCTGCGAACCTGACCAATCGGGTGGAAGGCAAAACGACATCGATTAATCCGGTGAACGGCATGAATAACCAGATGGTACCGATGATGATGGTGCTCGCGTCTTATGTAGGCGCCATGATTATGGGAATGAATCTCCAGGTTGCGATGGGCATGCTGTCCACTATGTTCTCCCGCCTGACATTGTTCGGTGCCAGGGTTGTTATTAATGTCGGTTCAGCCTTGGTTGTTTCCTTACTTGGGTCTTCCCTGATTGTCGCACTGGGTGGACAGATCGCACAAGGATTTGTGGCATTCTGGTTGTTCCAGGCACTGTTCCTGTGTACATTTATGTTCTTCTCGCAGTTTTTCCTGATCTGCTTTGGACCGGCAGGCAGTTTGTTCAATATCATTTCGCTGTCCCTGCAGCTGGTATCATCCGGTGCAATGGTACCGCGTGAACTGCTGAACAGCTTCTACAGCGGGATTGGTCATTACCTGCCTGCAACTTATGCGGTACAGGGCATTCTAAGCGTGCAGCTTGGTGGGCCAGGCGTGCAGTCTGCTGCCGTTTCCATCGTGGTTGTACTGCTTGCAGCTGTTGTACTGTCTCTTGTTGTGACGCTGCTCAAAAAAGGACGCAAACCGGCCGGTATGCCAAGTCCGGCTCCGGCAAACAGCTAA